In the Malassezia vespertilionis chromosome 3, complete sequence genome, one interval contains:
- the SEC18 gene encoding vesicle-fusing ATPase (BUSCO:EOG09260NC6; COG:O; EggNog:ENOG503NV43), translating to MAGFFRSSATPAGRTDVNSLYGGAANQPPLPARGMSRKPVQAAGELPQAPQSAQTRQPHIFRVVKSPQALNTTNCVILNPQDWGNTRYVTINGRFTFTARADTTNTVPRGSVGTALLQRQWAALSSDGQDVTVEVFDPKVYGSALYLGSVDVELDFLSRSMAVAQVFDAEQMQSIFQRVFESYLFSIGQVLVFEFQGHNLRATIRGLSSADGTPSAVAGIVMPQSQITFFQAPNSPLQIKGSRKRARPNAILQPNFKFEDMGIGGLDTEFSAIFRRAFASRIFPPELVEKLGIQHVKGLMLYGPPGTGKTLMARQIGKMLNAREPKVVNGPEILSKYVGASEENVRKLFQDAEADAKAKGDDSDLHIIIFDELDAVCRQRGTTGGGTGVGDSVVNQLLSKMDGVDQLNNILIIGMTNRLDMIDEALLRPGRLEVHMEINLPDEHGRLQIINIQTAKMRENSIMDADVNLSELAALTKNFSGAEIAGLVKSATSFAFNRHVKVGTMAGIGDDVENMRVKLEDFLCALDEVKPAFGVAEEELQQVVPNGVMHFAPHIDNILRDGQLRVEQVRTSARTSLVTALLHGPSGSGKTALAATIALASDFPFIKLIAPENMVGMNELAKISYLNRVFNDAYKSPLSIIVVDSIEKIVEWVPIGPRFSNPVLQTLAVLLGKAPPKDRRLLVLATTSNKAMLNDMDLSDAFLADIRVPSITSLRSIDHVLRETQLFGSEEAHVRCMELLAGAGLEGRISIGIKKLLSEIEMARLDDDPADKLTAALNFM from the coding sequence ATGGCGGGCTTCTTCcgaagcagcgcaacgccTGCGGGCAGGACGGATGTAAACAGTCTGTACGGTGGCGCAGCCAACCAGCCGCCTTTACCGGCGCGGGGCATGTCGCGCAAGCCCGTGCAGGCAGCCGGCGAGCTcccgcaagcgccgcaatcTGCCCAGACGAGACAGCCGCACATATTTCGCGTCGTAAAATCGCCCCAGGCGCTGAATACGACGAATTGCGTTATCCTCAATCCACAGGACTGGGGCAACACGCGGTATGTCACCATCAATGGCAGGTTCACGttcactgcgcgcgccgacacGACCAATactgtgccgcgcggctcggTTGGTACGGCGCTCCTGCAGCGGCAGTGGGCCGCGCTCAGCTCCGATGGCCAGGATGTCACTGTAGAGGTGTTTGACCCAAAAGTGTACGGGTCTGCACTTTACCTAGGCAGCGTCGATGTCGAGCTCGACTTTTTGAGTCGCAGCATGGCCGTCGCCCAAGTGTTTGATGCGGAGCAAATGCAGTCTattttccagcgcgtgtTTGAAAGCTATCTGTTTTCTATCGGCCAAGTTCTTGTGTTCGAGTTCCAAGGGCAcaatttgcgcgcgacgatccGCGGCCTGAGCTCCGCGGACGGCACACCAAGCGCTGTGGCCGGCATCGTGATGCCCCAGAGCCAGATCACATTTTTCCAGGCCCCCAACTCGCCGCTGCAGATCAAGGGGAGCAgaaaacgcgcgcgcccaaaTGCGATTCTTCAGCCAAATTTCAAGTTTGAGGACATGGGAATCGGTGGTCTGGACACCGAATTTAGTGCGATTTTCCGGCGTGCGTTTGCCTCGCGCATTTTTCCCCCCGAACTCGTCGAGAAGCTGGGCATCCAGCACGTGAAAGGTCTGATGCTTTACGGTCCTCCCGGTACGGGTAAGACGCTcatggcgcgccaaatTGGCAAGATGCTGAACGCACGCGAGCCAAAAGTCGTCAACGGCCCTGAAATTTTGAGCAAGTACGTCGGTGCGTCGGAGGAAAACGTGCGAAAGCTGTTCCAAGACGCAGAGGCGGACGCCAAGGCCAAAGGCGACGACTCGGATCTGCACATTATCATTttcgacgagctcgacgcggtcTGCAGGCAGCGTGGTACGacgggcggcggcacaggcgtCGGCGACTCGGTAGTGAACCAGCTGCTCTCGAAGATGGATGGTGTGGACCAGCTGAACAATATCCTGATCATTGGCATGACCAACCGGCTCGACATGATCGACGAGGCTTTACTGCGTCCCGGCCGTCTCGAAGTACACATGGAAATCAATCTCCCCGACGAGCACGGCCGCTTGCAGATTATCAATATCCAGACTGCCAAGATGCGCGAGAACAGCATCATGGATGCAGACGTAAACTTGTCAgagcttgcagcgctcacGAAAAACTTTTCCGGCGCCGAGATCGCGGGGCTGGTgaagagcgcgacgagtTTTGCGTTCAACAGGCACGTCAAAGTGGGCACCATGGCGGGCATTGGGGACGATGTAGAAAACATGCGCGTCAAGCTCGAGGATTTCCTgtgcgcgctcgacgaagTCAAGCCTGCGTTTGGCGTCGCGGAAGaggagctgcagcaagTGGTGCCAAACGGCGTGATGCACTTTGCACCGCATATTGACAACATCCTCCGCGACGGCCAGTTGCGTGTCGAGCAGGTTCGCACCAGCGCCCGTACCTCGCTTGTCACTGCACTCTTGCACGGACCGTCAGGCTCGGGCAAAACGGCACTTGCCGCGACgattgcgcttgcgtccgACTTCCCGTTTATCAAGCTTATTGCGCCGGAGAATATGGTCGGCATGAACGAACTGGCCAAGATTTCCTACTTGAATCGCGTATTCAACGACGCATACAAGAGTCCGCTGAGCATTATTGTGGTGGACAGCATCGAAAAGATAGTCGAGTGGGTCCCGATCGGCCCGCGCTTTTCCAACCCTGTGCTACAGAcgcttgctgtgctgcttggcaaagcgccgcccaAAGACAGGCGCCTCTTGGTTCTTGCCACCACGTCGAACAAAGCGATGCTCAACGATATGGACTTGTCTGACGCATTCCTCGCCGACATACGCGTCCCGTCGATCACCTCTTTGCGTAGCATTGACCACGTTTTGCGCGAGACGCAGTTGTTTGGCTCGGAAGAGGCCCATGTACGCTGCATGGAGCTCCTCGCAGGCGCTGGCCTCGAAGGGCGCATCTCCATTGGCATTAAAAAGCTGCTTTCCGAGATTGAAATGGCACGTCTCGACGACGATCCAGCGGACAAACTCACTGCCGCGCTCAATTTTATGTAG
- a CDS encoding [pyruvate dehydrogenase (acetyl-transferring)]-phosphatase (EggNog:ENOG503NXCM; COG:T): MHARQSPGDHGVRKYSTKQATFAIPVRRQTPGDPSFKVITPLSQAEVDTRLRAHERSTKIERPPGACLVARYDTNTVASNDPIEDKHAEVIVERDRGVDEPLPKSTQPPDAPRGDLCFFTVMDGHGGPDTSTMLSEKLVAFVALELDKVFRETGEYAKMGRSHVSTTSAIWHSLFGGDKNAASHRLATSALDGDPAIVQRAIVKGFRGLDKEIVTTPLELLKQCELSLAAAKTSHIAAPGEATNSLSSLAHTIWPSNISGQASSSPFVTVSQTTAQDAMLPALSGSCALMLYVDSARRDLYVANTGDSRAVAGYWDERNSRWEVEALSVDQTGRNPEELKRIQREHPSDENDTVIQRGRVLGGLEPTRAFGDARYKWDASTQKRLYDAFWPGGYTKLRPPPRNLKTPPYVTAEPVVAYRKVTLAQPEAHDAHHASPQTAAPQRQLRFIIMASDGLWDLMSNQEAVGLVAGHLAGIRGTVRAADLQQRCFQPATPAPAPATSERAEDEKPQHPLNKSPNHLQSFTFEDDNLSTHLLRNAFGGAARERVQGLLAIPSPESRRYRDDITVNVILFHTTQPARGDTKAPVSDPARAKL, encoded by the coding sequence atgcatgcgcgccaaTCTCCCGGTGATCACGGCGTCCGTAAGTACAGCACAAAGCAGGCCACGTTTGCCATTCCTGTGCGCAGACAGACGCCTGGCGATCCATCGTTCAAAGTGATCACGCCGCTCTCGCAGGCCGAGGTAGATACCcgtctgcgcgcgcacgaacGAAGCACCAAGATCGAGCGCCCGCCGGGCGCctgcctcgtcgcgcgctaTGATACCAATACGGTCGCGAGCAATGACCCGATTGAAGATAAGCACGCCGAGGTtattgtcgagcgcgaccgCGGGGTCGACGAGCCGCTTCCGAAAAGTACGCAACCGCCAGACGCGCCCCGTGGCGATCTGTGCTTCTTTACAGTGATGGATGGGCACGGCGGGCCGGACACCTCGACCATGCTCTCGGAAAAACTGGTTGCCTTTGtagcgctcgagctcgataAAGTCTTCCGCGAGACGGGTGAGTATGCCAAGATGGGCCGCTCGCACGTCTCCACCACCTCGGCCATCTGGCACTCGCTTTTTGGCGGCGATAAGAACGCTGCGAGCCATCGACTGGCTACATCCGCACTGGACGGCGATCCTGCGattgtgcagcgtgcaatTGTCAAGGGCTTCCGTGGGCTCGACAAGGAAATTGTTACTACgccgctcgagctcctGAAACAGTGCGAGCTGAGCCTTGCGGCGGCCAAGACTAGTCACATCGCTGCGCCGGGCGAAGCGACCAACTCTCTCTCCTCGTTGGCCCATACAATATGGCCGTCCAACATCAGCGGCCaggcgagcagctcgcctTTCGTGACAGTCTCGCAGACAACCGCCCAGGACGCCATGCTCCCTGCACTTAgcggcagctgcgcacTGATGCTGTATGTCGATAGCGCCCGCCGCGACTTGTACGTCGCCAATACGGGCGactcgcgcgccgtcgctggcTACTGGGACGAGCGCAACAGCCGATGGGAAGTCGAGGCACTTAGCGTCGACCAAACGGGACGCAACCCCGAAGAGCTGAAGCGCATACAGCGCGAGCATCCCTCAGACGAAAACGATACCGTCATCCAGCGCGGCCGTGTGCTTGGTGGCCTCGAaccgacgcgcgcttttggcgacgcgcgctACAAGTGGGATGCAAGCACACAAAAAAGACTCTACGATGCGTTCTGGCCCGGCGGGTATACCAAGCTGCGCCCCCCACCGCGCAATCTAAAGACGCCGCCGTATGTGACTGCCGAACCCGTCGTTGCCTACCGCAAAGTCACGCTGGCCCAGCCAGAagcgcacgacgcgcatCATGCTTCGCCTCAAACGGCCGCGCCCCAGCGCCAGCTACGCTTCATTATCATGGCATCCGACGGTCTATGGGATCTAATGTCGAACCAAGAAGCGGTCGGCTTGGTTGCCGGCCACTTGGCTGGCATCCGTGGCACtgtccgcgccgccgatctGCAGCAGCGGTGCTTCCAGCCTGCGACgcccgcgcccgcgcccgcCACATCGGAACGCGCCGAGGATGAAAAGCCGCAGCACCCACTGAACAAGTCACCGAACCACTTGCAGTCGTTCACCTTTGAGGACGATAACCTCAGCACTCATCTTTTGCGCAACGCgtttggcggcgccgcacgcgaACGTGTACAGGGCTTGCTGGCGATTCCCAGCCCCGAATCACGGAGGTACCGCGACGATATCACTGTCAACGTCATCCTTTTCCACACAACGCAGCCCGCCCGGGGCGACACAAAAGCGCCGGTTAGCGAccccgcgcgcgcaaagttGTAG
- a CDS encoding uncharacterized protein (COG:C; TransMembrane:1 (i98-119o); EggNog:ENOG503P7A2): MARKITFEELCQHNKPEDLWLLIDGKVYDVTAFLSEHPGGDEVMVVEAAKDATDPFEDVGHSEDAREQLVPMYLGDLVDMENVPKSGRAAYESEEKSGAANAPFLVLAGVVAAAGYFAYQKFVLNK, from the exons ATGGCCCGCAAGATTACGTTCGAAGAACTATGCCAGCACAACAAACCCGAGGACCTCTGGCTCCTGATTGACGGCAAAG TTTACGATGTGACGGCCTTTTTGAGCGAG CATCCTGGCGGCGACGAAGTGATGGTTGTCGAGGCCGCCAAGGATGCGACGGATCCGTTCGAAGACGTGGGTCACTCGGAGGATGCGAGGGAGCAGCTCGTGCCCATGTACCTGGGCGATCTCGTCGACATG GAAAACGTGCCCAAGTctggccgcgctgcgtacgAGTCGGAGGAGAAGTCTGGGGCCGCAAACGC CCCCTTCCTTGTTCTTGCCGGCGTTGTCGCCGCTGCAGGCTACTTTGCCTACCAAAAGTTCGTTCTGAACAAGTAG
- a CDS encoding uncharacterized protein (EggNog:ENOG503P9TY), translated as MAVAVARRGGVRCVTTCAERDVAKGHDALLRLSARWESNFFLYLLASPLRRCVVTHAVMPSALMIQFKTATISLVHGEEQTLVPENVLHPRYAQKKLGRGIWICNDQQVFARLVDRQSHRPTAPEARISPHLRSLLTHQFQERVQQEAAQLCARVKSGVLPSVQERSSVLFHGIDTQQAPWSALATESTVCRIPTDKALAAYSLVHLLPDLSIRAKVLSTMAALHRAAPHVCSATSSTLCLAAHRHTVDLALACWRAAAWLDSV; from the exons aTGGCTGTCGCTGTGGCTCGACGTGGGGGTGTGCGGTGCGTGACGACGTgtgcggagcgcgatgTAGCGAAGGGACATGACGCGCTTTTACGGCTGAGTGCGCGATGGGAGTCCAACTTTTTTC TGTACCTACTTGCTTCTcctctgcgccgctgcgttGTGACGCATGCTGTGATGCCGAGCG CGCTTATGATCCAGTTTAAAACCGCGACGATCTCGTTGGTACACGGCGAGGAGCAGACGCTCGTGCCGGAAAATGTGCTGCATCCGCGGTACGCACAGAAAAAGCTGGGGCGCGGCATATGGATCTGCAACGACCAGCAGGTGTTTGCACGCCTAGTAGACCGAC AATCGCACCGCCCTACCGCACCGGAAGCGCGCATTTCCCCGCATCTCCGCTCCCTGCTCACGCACCAGTTCCAGGAACGGGTGCAGCAAGAGGCagcgcagctgtgcgcgcgtgtAAAGAGCGGTGTGTTGCCGAGTGTGCAAGAGCGTTCCAGTGTGCTCTTTCACGGCATTGAtacgcagcaagcgccatGGTCGGCGCTCGCAACCGAAAGCACGGTGTGCCGTATACCCACGGACAAAGCGCTCGCTGCCTACTCTCTAGTTCATCTGCTACCCGATTTGAGTATCCGTGCTAAGGTGCTATCGACCATGGCCGCGCTccaccgcgcggcgccgcacgtGTGTAGTGCTACGTCGTCCACACTCtgccttgcggcgcaccggcACACGGTCGActtggcgcttgcgtgctggcgcgcagcagcatggCTCGACTCTGTATAG
- the RPN12 gene encoding regulatory particle non-ATPase (BUSCO:EOG09263XN3; COG:O; EggNog:ENOG503NXSX), producing MADAALKAACTELQRQFHALESSTSNEMQQLSEIGAQLSELKLMLTDHDLLYPHDAHNQEALVLAREVFEIGVLWSIRVHDIDSFDRFWNQLKPFYLDLRDKLPPSPNHEPIIGLSLMRDIATNEISAFHIALEMLPVDFVRDSKYIQHPVLLERWLMEGSYSNVWRERQNVPRKEYQYFVDMLIETIRHEIASCEEKAYDTLPLNDVATLLFFDSLPEVLTFAKERGWQVNPTTQTVEFANKGKDSVNEEKIPMRATIASSLQYARELESIV from the coding sequence ATGGCGGACGCAGCGCTGAAAGCCGCGTGCACTGaactgcagcgccagttccatgcgctcgagtcgagcacgtcgaACGAGATGCAGCAACTTTCCGagatcggcgcgcagctgtcCGAGCTCAAGCTGATGCTCACGGACCACGACCTTCTTTACCCGCACGATGCACACAATCAAGAAGCgctcgtgcttgcgcgcgaggtGTTTGAGATCGGAGTCCTGTGGAGTATCCGTGTGCATGACATCGACAGCTTCGATCGCTTCTGGAACCAGCTGAAGCCGTTTTACCTGGATTTGCGCGACAAATTGCCCCCGTCGCCGAACCACGAACCGATCATTGGCCTCTCGCTCATGCGCGATATCGCCACAAACGAAATTTCGGCGTTCCATATTGCGCTTGAGATGCTCCCTGTTGATTTTGTGCGTGACAGCAAGTATATCCAGCACCCTGTCCTGCTTGAGCGGTGGCTCATGGAGGGGTCCTACTCCAATGTCTGGCGCGAGCGCCAgaatgtgccgcgcaaggaaTACCAATACTTTGTCGATATGCTCATCGAGACGATACGACACGAGATTGCGTCGTGCGAGGAAAAGGCATACGATACGCTGCCTCTGAACGACGTAGCGACGCTCCTTTTCTTCGACTCGCTTCCCGAGGTGCTCACGTTTGCCAAGGAGCGTGGATGGCAGGTGAATCCGACGACCCAAACGGTTGAATTTGCGAACAAGGGCAAGGACAGCGTAAATGAAGAAAAGATCCCTATGCGCGCAACGATCGCGTCCAGCTTGCAatacgcgcgcgagctggagAGTATTGTGTAG